TGTATTCGTTATTTGTTTATTTAGCGGAATGCTTGGAGGAATGGTAAGTTAGGGAGAGGGGATGAGGATAAAAAAACTCTTTTCATATGATTTAATCTATGATATAATGACAGGTGACGTAAAAAGAGTATTAAGGAATAGAAGGAGGCAACCTCATGAAACGTATCAAGACTTTAAATACAAGAAATTTAAAAGATACTATGAAAAAAGGCGGATGTGGCGAATGCCAGACTTCCTGCCAGTCAGCATGTAAAACATCCTGTACCGTAGGAAATCAGAGCTGCGAAAACCAATAGTTTTAAAAGGTATACATAATGTCCTGGTAACAGGTAATGTTAGAAACAAGCTACAATAGAGTTTGAAGAGTTTTATAAGCAGCGTCTTAAGGCCGCTGCTTATTCATTGTGCAGGTTTTTTAAGAAAAAAGGCAGAGATTGCAATAACCTGATTTTCTTATAGATAGAAGGGAGATTACATTGATTCACCAATATAAAAATAACGGTTTTAACATTGTACTGGATGTAAACAGCGGAATGGTACATGTTGTAGATGAACTGGTTTATGATATGATAGCTTTGTATGATGCAGCAGATAAGGATAAAGCTATGGATTTAGAGTCCGCCAAAGCGGATATTAGGCATAAAAATGAAAATCATTTTATTTCAGAAGCTAAAAAAGAGGAAATTAAAAAGGAAATACTGAAACGTTATAGTCAGTCCTGCTACAAGGAGCTCTTTAGCGAAAAGGCAAATGAAGCAGATGTACTGGAAGCTATTAATGACGGGTTTTCTGATATAGAGGAATTAATCGGTGACGGGTCTTTGTTTACAGAGGACATTTACGAAACATATATAAAGGATTTTAAAGCCCGCAGTACAGTAGTAAAGGCTTTGTGTCTGCATATTGCCCACGACTGTAATCTGGCATGTCGTTATTGTTTTGCTGAAGAGGGAGAGTATCACGGAAGAAGAGCACTTATGAGCTATGACATTGGAAAACAGGCTCTGGATTTCCTGATACAAAATTCAGGTAATCGCAGAAATCTAGAGGTGGATTTCTTTGGTGGTGAGCCTTTAATGAACTTTGACGTTGTAAAACAATTAGTGGCTTACGGAAGAGAACAGGAAAAGATTTATAATAAGAATTTTCGTTTTACCTTGACTACAAATGGCATTTGGTTAACAGATGAGATTATGGAGTTTGCCAATAAGGAAATGAGCAATGTCGTGTTAAGCATTGACGGACGTAAAGAAGTCAATGACTTGATGAGACCTTCCCGAAATGGAAAAGGCAGCTATGATGTAATTGTGCCTAAGTTTATTAAGTTTGCAGAAAGCAGGAAGCAGACAAATTATTATGTAAGAGGTACTTTTACTCATAATAATCTGGATTTTTCTGAAGATGTTAAACATCTGGCAGAACTGGGATTCAAGCAGATTTCTGTTGAACCGGTAGTTGCCGCAGATGGTGAAAGCTATGCAATCCGGGAAGAGGATATTGAAAAGATATATGAAGAATACGATAAATTAGCGCGTTATATGATTGAGAGTAAAAAAGAAGGAAAAGATTTTAACTTCTTCCACTTTATGATAGATTTATCGGGAGGACCATGCGTTGCAAAACGTTTGTCCGGCTGTGGTTCGGGCACGGAATATCTGGCTGTAACCCCTTGGGGAGATTTGTACCCTTGTCATCAATTTGTCGGGGAAGATGAGTTTCTATTGGGAAATGTGTACGATGGAGTGAAACAAACAGCTTTAAGAGAAGAATTTAAGTGCTGTAATGTGTATTCGAAGGATAAATGCAGGGAATGTTATGCTAAGTTCTACTGCAGCGGAGGTTGTGCAGCTAACTCCTTTAAATTCCATGGAAGTATTAATGATGCCTATGACATAGGTTGTCAATTACAAAGAAAAAGAGTGGAATGCGCAATAATGCTAAAAGCGGCAGAAGCTGCGGAGGAATAAAAATAAAGAATCAATAAACAATAATAAGATGAGTAAGTACTGGTGTAATTGTCAGTCAAGAACAATTACTAATAGGACACAAGTTGAATGAAATCCTTACCAGCCGGCATGGATTATTTAGGCAGAGGCACACAGTGTTTCTATTAATAACAAAGTTTTAGATGATTGCAAAACAATTATTTAAATAACAATGTTTAGAAGAAAGGAGAATATGATGTATTTTTGATTAATACATCATACAAGATTATCATGAAGGATAAAAGTCAAGGATTCATAAAACTACTGTTATCACTTATCATAGTCGCAGCATTGGGAGTAGTTGCCTTTGTCGGTATCGGTTCTAATAATACCGGCAGTTTAAAAGATATTAAATTAGGACTTGATTTAGCAGGTGGCGTCAGTATTACTTACGAGGCAGTGAAAGAAAATCCCACCAAAGAGGAAATGGCTGATACGGTTTACAAATTGCAAAAACGTGTGGACAATTATAGTACGGAATCAGCCGTATACCAAGAGGGAGGAAATCGTATTAATGTTGATATTCCGGGTGTAACCGATGCCAATGAAATTCTCTCACAGCTAGGCAAGGCGGGGGCACTGGAATTTAAGGATGAGGCTGGCAAAGTTTTATTAAATGGAGCAGACATTAAAACTGCTGAGGCTGGCGTTTATCAAAAGCAATCTATGGGAAATGAATATGTGGTACAGCTTACCCTGACACAAGAGGGAGCTGATAAGTTCAATAAGGCGACAACTGCAAATGTGGGTAAGAAGATTTCAATTTACTATGACAAAGAATTAATCAGTGCACCAAATGTTAAAGAGGCTATAGCCGGCGGAAAGGCCTCCATAAGCGGACAAGCATCCTTTGAAGAAGCACAGGAGCTGGCTTCTATAATTCGAATCGGCGCACTTCCGCTAGAATTAAAGGAAATTCGTTCCAATATTGTTGGTGCTAAATTAGGCGCGGAGGCAATTCATACCAGCCTTTTAGCAGGTGTAATCGGTATTATAATGGTCATATCGTTTTTAATCATTGTTTATCGAATACCTGGGCTTGCTTCTAGCATAGCATTGCTTTTTTATGTTACAATCGTGCTCATTTTACTGAATGTACTTGATGTAACTTTAACGCTTCCGGGAGTTGCGGGTATTGTACTATCCATTGGTATGGCAGTCGATGCCAATGTTATTATCTTTACTCGTATAAAAGAAGAGATTGCAACTGGAAAGACTGTAAAGTCTTCGATAAAGATCGGTTTTCATAAAGCGTTATCAGCAATCATAGATGGTAATGTAACCACTCTTATAGCAGCAGCAGTCCTTTGGTTAATGGGCTCTGGAACTGTCAAAGGCTTTGCACAAACACTGGCAATTGGTATCATTGTTTCCATGTTTACCGCATTGACGGTAACCAGATTTATTTTAAATGCACTCTTTGCGATAGGACTTAATAAAGAGGGGATGTATGGAACTGCAAAAAATATAAAAACAATTTCTTTTATACGAGGTCGAATCGGGTTTTTTGCTTTTTCTATAATACTAATTTTAGTTGGAATCGGAGCTTTAGTTGTAAATAAAAGAGCAACTGGTGAGATTTTAGCGTATGGTCTTGATTTTAGGGGTGGTACTTCAACAACGGTTACTTTTAATGAAGCTTTGCCGGAAGGCATTAATACGGAGCTAACAGAGTTGGTTACTGGTGTTATTCGTGATCCGGGTGTTGAAATATCACAAGTGAAAGATTCTAATGCAGTTATTATTAAAACGAAAGAATTAACCTTAGATGAGAGAACAGAAATTTCTGATAAGCTGGTGAAAGAGTATAAGGTTGATAAAGACCTCATTACAACGGAAAGCATCAGTGGTACGGTCAGTGATGATATGAAGAAGGATGCCATAATGGCAGTCGCAGTGTCTACCTTATGTATGCTGTTGTATATCTGGATACGCTTTAAAGACATTCATTTTGCCACCAGTGCGGTACTTGCTCTTTTACACGATGTGCTTGTTGTTTTGATGGTATATGCCGTTTCCCGAATAACGGTTAACTCTACCTTTATCGCCTGTATGCTGACAATTGTTGGTTATTCCATCAATGCAACTATTATCATATTTGACCGCATCCGTGAGAATATGAAAGAAAAATCGTCGAAGGTCACCATAGAGGAAGTAGTAAACAATAGTATAACCCAGACCTTGACCAGATGTATCAACACATCCTTGACCACCTTCATTATGGTGTTCGTACTGTTTTTATTTGGTGTGGAATCTATTAAGGAATTCGCTATACCGCTGATGGCGGGTATTGTATGTGGTGCTTATTCTTCTATCTGTATTACAGGAATACTATGGGCTACTACTAAGAATAGATTGTCTAAAAGAGCAGTAGTTGATTAATTGAGAGTATGTATGCCTACTTATGCCTGGCAGCAATGCCTTGTGTGGGTAGGTATTTACTTTTATGAGGATAAATTGTTTTAGAAAGGTCATAAAGTAATGGAAAAATGGGTACTAAAGAATTACAAAGAAGATTTTAATTCCATTATGGAGAGACATAATGTAAGTGAAGTAATTGCCAGGCTAGTAACAAACAGAAAACATACCGGTGAAGACAGAATTAAACAATACTTAAACCCAATGCTTGACAACTTACATAATCCCATGGATATGAAAGATATGGAAAAAGCCAAAAATCTTTTGGTGCAGAAACTAAAAGAAAAGAAGAAAATCCGCATTGTAGGAGACTATGATGTAGATGGAGTTACTTCCACTTATATTCTATACCAGGCTCTTCTTCGCTGTGGTGCCGTTGTGGATTATGAAATACCTGACCGTATCAAAGACGGTTATGGTATTAATATAAATATTATACAAGCGGCCTATGACGAGGGGATTGATACTCTGTTAACCTGTGATAATGGTATAGCGGCTTTAGACCAGGTGGCAAAAGCCAAGGAGCTTGGCATGACGGTAATTGTAACGGATCACCATGATCTTCCCTACCAGGAGTGTTCAGTAGAAGACGGTAGTCTGTCGGATCCTATGGTTACTGTCTGTGATGAGGAGTTAAAGATTTACCGAAGGCATATTGTGCCGCCTGCCGATGCAGTAGTCAATCCCAAACGGCCGGATTGCTCCTATCCTTTTAAAGGGTTATGCGGTGCCGCAGTGGCATTTAAACTGATACAGGTTCTCTATGAAGCGTTCGGCATTGAGAAAGAGGAGACCTTTTCTTTCCTTGAAATTGTTGCTATAGCGACTGTGTGTGATGTAATGGATTTGGTTGGTGAGAACAGGGTCTTTGTAAAACACGGACTAAAACAACTAAAGAAGACGAAAAATTACGGTCTTTGCGCATTAATGGAAAAGAATAATATCCATCTCTTAAGTTTGTCCGCATACCACCTAGGCTTTATTATAGGGCCTTGTCTTAATGCTTCCGGAAGACTTAGTACAGCCAAAAAGGGGCTAGAGTTGTTATTAGCCACAGACTCTGGTAAGGCAGAGGCATTAGCAATCGAGTTAAAGAAACTGAATGATTTGCGAAAAGAAATGACAGCTAAAGGTGTGGAGCAGGCAATTGAACAGGTAGAAATTGCAGGTATGTCTAAGGATAAGGTATTAGTCGTTTACTTAAAAGAATGCCATGAAAGCCTTGCCGGAATCATTGCTGGCAGATTAAAGGAACGATATAACAAGCCTGTCATTATACTCACAGCCTCTGAGGAAGGGGTAAAAGGTTCCTGCCGCTCCATTGAAGCTTATAATATCTTTGAAGAGTTGTCAAAATGCAGGGAGCTCCTGACTAAATTCGGAGGGCATCCAATGGCGGCAGGACTTTCATTAAAGGAGGAGAATGTTGATATACTAAGAACCTCTTTAAATAGTAATACGATACTTACCGAAGAGGATTTGATTCCTAAAGTGTCCATTGATATTGTATTGCCTTTTGGTTATCTTAATGAGAAGTTAATGGAAGAGCTTGAGATTTTAGAGCCTTTTGGTAAAGGTAACAGTAAGCCTGTATTTGCAGAGAAAAATGTAATTATTAGAAAAGCCGCAATCCTTGGTAAGAATAGTAATGTACTAAAATTTTCACTTGTTAATACATACGGAAGATCCATGGAGGCATTATATTTTGGAGATGTATCGGGATTTCAGGAAGAAATAATTAAGAATTATGGGAAAGAAGAGCTTGATAAGATGTTCCAAAATCGGGAAACCAGTGTAAGAATGTCTATAACCTATTATCCTGGTATTAATGAATACGGCGGAAATCGCACGATGCAGGTCATCATTCAAAACTATATGTTGTCAAAAAGATAAGTCTCATGTTACCTTTTCCACAGGTGGTTTGGATAAAAGTCCTGCAAAATGTGGATAGGACAACCTAAAAAATTACGATGTGTGGATAAATTTTCTTTTTTATGTATTAGGAACTGGTCTTAAGAATGTAGTTTTTCGTCATTCACTCATTATATATTTTGATTGAGGAGATAATTGTGCGGGTTTTCATATAAATTTTTCATGTATTTACCAGAAATTTGATTTAAAAATATTTGAATTTTACTATCATAAATGATATAATATAGTTTGGCGTAGAATTTATATATCGTAAGAGATAGTTTGAAAGTAGAAGCAATTTCACATGCCTAA
The nucleotide sequence above comes from Anaerocolumna cellulosilytica. Encoded proteins:
- the scfA gene encoding six-cysteine ranthipeptide SCIFF, which gives rise to MKRIKTLNTRNLKDTMKKGGCGECQTSCQSACKTSCTVGNQSCENQ
- the secD gene encoding protein translocase subunit SecD, with product MKDKSQGFIKLLLSLIIVAALGVVAFVGIGSNNTGSLKDIKLGLDLAGGVSITYEAVKENPTKEEMADTVYKLQKRVDNYSTESAVYQEGGNRINVDIPGVTDANEILSQLGKAGALEFKDEAGKVLLNGADIKTAEAGVYQKQSMGNEYVVQLTLTQEGADKFNKATTANVGKKISIYYDKELISAPNVKEAIAGGKASISGQASFEEAQELASIIRIGALPLELKEIRSNIVGAKLGAEAIHTSLLAGVIGIIMVISFLIIVYRIPGLASSIALLFYVTIVLILLNVLDVTLTLPGVAGIVLSIGMAVDANVIIFTRIKEEIATGKTVKSSIKIGFHKALSAIIDGNVTTLIAAAVLWLMGSGTVKGFAQTLAIGIIVSMFTALTVTRFILNALFAIGLNKEGMYGTAKNIKTISFIRGRIGFFAFSIILILVGIGALVVNKRATGEILAYGLDFRGGTSTTVTFNEALPEGINTELTELVTGVIRDPGVEISQVKDSNAVIIKTKELTLDERTEISDKLVKEYKVDKDLITTESISGTVSDDMKKDAIMAVAVSTLCMLLYIWIRFKDIHFATSAVLALLHDVLVVLMVYAVSRITVNSTFIACMLTIVGYSINATIIIFDRIRENMKEKSSKVTIEEVVNNSITQTLTRCINTSLTTFIMVFVLFLFGVESIKEFAIPLMAGIVCGAYSSICITGILWATTKNRLSKRAVVD
- a CDS encoding single-stranded-DNA-specific exonuclease RecJ, which produces MEKWVLKNYKEDFNSIMERHNVSEVIARLVTNRKHTGEDRIKQYLNPMLDNLHNPMDMKDMEKAKNLLVQKLKEKKKIRIVGDYDVDGVTSTYILYQALLRCGAVVDYEIPDRIKDGYGININIIQAAYDEGIDTLLTCDNGIAALDQVAKAKELGMTVIVTDHHDLPYQECSVEDGSLSDPMVTVCDEELKIYRRHIVPPADAVVNPKRPDCSYPFKGLCGAAVAFKLIQVLYEAFGIEKEETFSFLEIVAIATVCDVMDLVGENRVFVKHGLKQLKKTKNYGLCALMEKNNIHLLSLSAYHLGFIIGPCLNASGRLSTAKKGLELLLATDSGKAEALAIELKKLNDLRKEMTAKGVEQAIEQVEIAGMSKDKVLVVYLKECHESLAGIIAGRLKERYNKPVIILTASEEGVKGSCRSIEAYNIFEELSKCRELLTKFGGHPMAAGLSLKEENVDILRTSLNSNTILTEEDLIPKVSIDIVLPFGYLNEKLMEELEILEPFGKGNSKPVFAEKNVIIRKAAILGKNSNVLKFSLVNTYGRSMEALYFGDVSGFQEEIIKNYGKEELDKMFQNRETSVRMSITYYPGINEYGGNRTMQVIIQNYMLSKR
- the scfB gene encoding thioether cross-link-forming SCIFF peptide maturase yields the protein MIHQYKNNGFNIVLDVNSGMVHVVDELVYDMIALYDAADKDKAMDLESAKADIRHKNENHFISEAKKEEIKKEILKRYSQSCYKELFSEKANEADVLEAINDGFSDIEELIGDGSLFTEDIYETYIKDFKARSTVVKALCLHIAHDCNLACRYCFAEEGEYHGRRALMSYDIGKQALDFLIQNSGNRRNLEVDFFGGEPLMNFDVVKQLVAYGREQEKIYNKNFRFTLTTNGIWLTDEIMEFANKEMSNVVLSIDGRKEVNDLMRPSRNGKGSYDVIVPKFIKFAESRKQTNYYVRGTFTHNNLDFSEDVKHLAELGFKQISVEPVVAADGESYAIREEDIEKIYEEYDKLARYMIESKKEGKDFNFFHFMIDLSGGPCVAKRLSGCGSGTEYLAVTPWGDLYPCHQFVGEDEFLLGNVYDGVKQTALREEFKCCNVYSKDKCRECYAKFYCSGGCAANSFKFHGSINDAYDIGCQLQRKRVECAIMLKAAEAAEE